CGCGCATGGCGACGAAGAACACGGTCCTGCATCGGGCGGTAGCGGCTATGGTAAGTCCGTGTACGCACCCAAAGAGACACAGTTTTTGTTTGAAATCCTGACCCAGCCGATTGCGGTGGGCGACTACCAATCGGCCACGACGATGTTCGGCACGGTTGTCCCGGCTTCCGGCGAACTGGTCGTGGTGATGGCTCCGCAAGGCGGACGCATCACGCGAGTTGCCGTGAATGTAGGTCAATCGGTGCGGGCCGGACAGGTATTGGCCGTTTTGCAACAAAACATCGCAACACCCGATCAGGTCGGTATTGCGGCCAATAATGCGGGTTTGGCGGTGCAAATTGAGACAGCGAAAGCCCGCGTCGCCGCCACCAAACGCGAATTGGAACGTTTGAAAAAAATCGAAGATATCGCTGCCGGGCGCGACGTGGAAGCCGCCGAAGCAAATTACAATCAGGCATTGGCAGAGTTACAAACGCTTGAAAACAAAGCCGTTGGAGCAAATACCTCGGCCAACAGCCGCACGGTGTCGTTGGTAGCGCCCATTTCGGGTGTTGTGGGCGCGTTCACGCTCACACCGGGCGCGGAGGTCGTGGCGGGGCAAACGCTTTTCACCGTCACGAACCTGAACAAGGTGTATGTGGAGGCTCAAGTCTACGACCGCGACGTGCCGGTAGTCCGGGTGGGCAACAAGTTTTTGGTCACTTGCTCCACCGACGACCACAAAAGCGCGGAGGTGCGGCTGATTTCGCCCGCCCAGACGATGAACCCCGGCAACCAAAGTCAGCGGGTGCTTTTTGAAATGGACAATCCAAATGGCGATTTTAAAATCGGCGAGTTCGTGACGTTGAAAGCAATGAACCAACAAAGCAGCCGGCAAATCGCGGTGCCAAACTCGGCATTGACCGAAATCAACGGCAAAACGGCGGTTTTTCTGAAGCACGCGCCCGAAGAATTCGAGTTGGCTTATGTGCACACGGGCGAGGACGACGGCACGCGGACTTTGATTTTGAAAGGCATGGAAGAGGGTGAAAAGGTCGTGGTGAACGGGGTTTATGAAGTGAAGATGATGTACTTGAATCAGTGAAATTTCACTTCGGAGACGCAGAAACGCTGAATTCCGATTTTCAACTACTCCGTGTCTCTGCGCCTCTGCGATTCGTTTTTTCTACCTTTGTCGCACAAAAACTTACCTGACTTTGACACTCCACGAACGACTCGAACTGCTCGCCGAACTCGGCCATTATTTGCGCTCCGGTGGCAATGCCGAACTCGATGCCGCGATTCAACAATCGTACATTGAAAATCGCTGGTTCACAGAGGAAAACACGCGCAACGCCCTCAAAGCTATCGCCGAAGCCTTTTTGGAAAAAGAAAAATTAGAGGCTTGGGCGGCGCAATATCCCGTGTCAAAATCGCTACATCCCGACAAAACCATTGGTCTCGTGATGGCCGGGAACATCCCGCTGGTGGGTTTTCACGATTGGCTCTGCGTGTTTGCGGCAGGCCAACGGGCGAAAGTGAAACTCAGCGACAAAGACAAACGCCTGTTGCCGTTGTTGGTGAAAATAATGGGCAAATGGTCGCACGAAGCGTGGGAATACACGGAGTTTGTGGCAGAAAATGAATCTCTCAGCGGCTTCGATGCGGTCGTCGCCACAGGCAGCAACAACACCGCCCGCTACTTCGAGCAGTATTTTTCAAAATACCCGCACATCATCCGCCGCAACCGCAACGCCGTCGCCGTGCTCAATGGCCTCGAAACGATGGCCGACCTCTACGCGCTGGGAAGCGATATCTTCACCTACTTTGGCCTTGGCTGCCGCAACGTGTCGAAAATCTACGTCCCGCACGGCTACCATTTCGACACCCTGCTCGAAGCGCTGCACGAATACCGCGACATCATTCACCACGACAAGTACAAAAACAATTTCGACTACAACCTCACCTTGTTCATTCTCAACAAAATAGACTACAAAAACAACGGCTGCCTGCTGCTGAAGGAAGACCCCGCGCTGCAAGCCCGCATCGCCTCCGTGCATTACGAATACTACGACGACCTCTTCGACATTGATGCTCGTCTGGCAGAAAAAAAAGAGGAAATCCAGTGCGTGGTGAGCAATGTGAAACTGCGCGATTTCGCCGCGCTGCCATTCGGCAAGAGCCAGATGCCGGGCTTGGGCGATTATGCGGACGGAGTGGATGTGATGCTGTTTTTAACAGGATTGAAGTAACGGGCCAAATCCAGAATCAGCCGCTGTTTTCGCCGTTTCAACGACTCATTTCGCCCGTTCACCGATATTGAGTAGGTTGTTCGAAGGGTGCTGACTTACCTTTGCACAAGAAGATTGTTTTCATTTGGTTTTTTGGGGTTTAGCCGTTGAGAAAGCGTAAGCGAGTACCAACGGCTTTTTTGTATCCCACATCGTTTGCTTTGTCTGTCCGCACAGCGCCTTACCTTTGTGGTGGTTTTTTCCCCAGCCCCTGTTCGCGCCACTTAGCCGAACACCCCCCTCAACTCCCTCTTCCCACTATGCGTTTCGACATCATCACAGTCCTGCCCGAACTTTTGGAAAGCCCGCTCAATCATTCGATTATACAACGAGCGAAAGACAAGGGCTTGCTTGAGGTACACCTCCACAACCTACGCGAGTATGGCTTGGGCAGACATCGGCAGGTGGACGACTATCAATTTGGGGGTGGCGCGGGCATGGTGATGCGCCCAGAACCACTCGCAGCCTGCATCGAAAAATTGAAAACCGAACGACCCTACGACGAAGTCGTTTACACAACACCCGACGGCGTTCGACTCGACCAATCACTGTGCAATCGGCTGTCGCTCCGGGAAAATATCATCATTATATGCGGCCATTACAAAGGAGTGGACGAACGCATTCGACAGAAGTACGTCACGCTGGAAATCAGCATTGGGGACTATGTGTTGTCGGGGGGCGAATTGGCCGCGGCCGTGCTGGTGGACGCGGTGGGTAGGCTCATTCCCGGCGTCTTGAATGACGAGACATCGGCCTTGTTTGACAGTTTTCAAGACAATTTGTTGGCTCCGCCCGTTTATACCCGACCTGCGGAATGGGATGGCATGACCGTCCCGGAGGTTTTGCTTTCCGGCAACGACAAACTGATTGACGAGTGGCGCCACGAGCAAAGCATCGAACGCACCAAAACACGTCGCCCCGATGTGTGGGACAAGTTTGAAAGCGGCATCTGAGGGCTTGCCCGACCAGGTGCAGCGAGCGTGTTCACAACACTGTGTCATCCCAATCGGACTGTAAGAAAACACAGAGACACGGGGAGAGCAGAATTTTGGTTTTCAATAATTTACACTCCTTTGAGCGCAGCGTTTGCCGTGTAAAAAAACATATAGGAAGGTTTGACACGCTATTCTGAACGCTCTCGATAAAGCTCCGCCCGCTCCGCTTGGCCGGACAGACCCTCAAACAACTTAAACCTTCTTCCTCCGACATCGCTCACTGCAATACTTCACCTCCTCCCACACTTTTTCCCATTTTTTTCGCCAAGAAAATGACCGCCCACAAGAGGCGCACACCTTTTGGGGAAGGTTTTCCTTTTTGACCTGCTTTGCCATGTTGAAAAAAAAAGTTGTTGTAAAAACTTGTTTTTAAAAACAAATAGTTTTATTTTTGTCGCCTGTAACGAGCGTCATTGTGGTCATTAGGAGTAATTGAAAAATGACTTTTAATGACGTGGTGCACTCAACGATACAATGACTTTTTAATGACGCTATGAACCTCTGTCCGAATTGCGCGACCGAAATCATTCCCGGGGCAAAATTCTGCCATCGCTGCGGCGACGCGATGGTGGAAAAAATGAAGCCCTGCCCGGCTTGCCACGAGCAAAGCCCGCTGGCATCTGTCTTCTGTCATCATTGCGGGTTTCACTTTGGCCGCAAAAACATCCAACAAAGCGCCTACGAGCCTGTTTACCCGCTTGATTTCGATGCGGACGACTTAACCGAGCAAGTGAAGGGATTGTTCTTTGGCAGTCTGTGCCGTCGGGTGGAAGCGGAGCACGATATTGCCCGATACAGCGAATTTGTCGAGCGGTTCTATGATTCGCGCTTCCGGGAAATCTATTCGGTGCGAGCCGAACAAATAGCGGAGGATGCGCTCACGCAATGGGAGCGATTTGGCACGGAGGCCTTGCCCGACATTGACCGCCGCATGGATGCTGCTTTTGAAGGTTTGCTCGATTATTTCATCATCCAATTTTGCCCCGACTTGACGGGGGCGGTGTTGCCGCCCGCTATTTTGAAGTACGAAAAAGTACAGGCGGGCAAAACGGACTTGGGGCTTATGATTCGGGATTTTCTGGATTTCGACAGAGAAGACGAGGTGTTTTATTTTAATTTTATCGCAATGGAGGAGGAATTGATGGCCAATGTGTGCAAAAACTTTCTTTTTGCGGAGCGCAAAGAGCGCGTTTGGTTTATCTGCGATTTATCGCTGAAAAACAACGGCAAGGAAGGGTTTGCCATGACAGACCGAGGCATCTATTGGCGCGCTCCGTTCGACAAGCCACGTCTGGTGTCGTACAGCGAACTGCGCGAAATTAAACTGGAAAAAAAATGGATGACCATCAACGGACATTTTTTCAACGCCAACCCTTCTTTGAATCTGAAACTGTGCAAATTGCTCAAAAAACTCAGGGGTTGGCGACCTGTCGGGGCGATGGCAGTTTGAGTGCCGTTCCCATGATTCTTGGCTTTGAAAAAAATCCCGTTCACAAGTCTTGCCAAAGTTCAAAAACACAAAGTATCTTTGCCGCCCGAAACGGAGGTTGTAGCTCAGTTGGTTAGAGCGTCGGATTGTGGTTCCGAAGGTCGGGGGTTCGAGCCCCCTCATCCTCCCAAAAACAAAAAGGGCGACATCGCAAGATGCCGCCCTTTTGTTTTTTTATTTGCTTTCATGCTCAATTGCTCGGCTTCACAAATCCTTTGAGGGTCACGATGGATTCGTTGGGATAAGTGTTGGCGGTGATATAAATGTTCTTTTGCTGGCGGCTGGGTTTGCCGTCGGTGTTGAATTTGGCCGTGATTTCGCCCGTTTCGCCCGGTGCGATTGGGTCTTCAGGATACGATGGCACGGTGCAGCCGCACGATGAGCGAGCCTTTAAGATGGTCAACGGCACTTTGCCCGTGTTGGTGAATTTGAACTTATGCTCCACGATATCCCCTTCTTTGACTTCGCCAAAATCAAATTCTGTTTCCTCAAAGGTGATGCGGGCCACGTTTACAGTGTCCATGGGTTGATTGGCACTGACGGGGTTGCGTACCATGTCGGCATTGGAAGAGCCATCCGATTTGATTTTTTGCACATTTTCCGAAGGGGCATTGTTGCAAGCAGCCAACGTGAATGTCACCAAAAGGCTGAAAAGGAGATGCTTATTCATTTTATCCATGTTTTTTCTCGATTTTTGGCAAAAATACGGCGCAGGCCGGCTGCTAATTGGCACTTTTGTCAAAACAAAAAGTGAATGGACAAACATGTTTTTCTCGTAGGGTTCATGGGTAGCGGCAAAACGCATTGGGGCAGCGTGCTGGCCGAACACTTGGGTTGGCCCTTTCTTGACCTTGATGCGTTCATTGAGGAGGGTGAGGGGCGCAGCGTGTCCGAAATTTTTTATGCGGAGGGCGAGACCGTGTTTCGGGTGCTTGAGCGCGAGTACCTGCGCCGCCTTGCTGCTTTGCCACCATCCGTCGTTGCCACTGGTGGAGGGGCGCCTTGTTTTTCCGACAACATGGCTTGGATGAAACGACACGGCACTACCATTTACTTGAAGACCTCGCCAAGCGTGCTTTCAAGCAGGTTGCAGCACGAAAAGGAAAAGCGGCCTTTGTTGAAGGGGGTAGAGGAGTCGGCATTGACTGCCGAGATTGAGCGCCGTTTGGCACCGCGCGAGCCATTTTACGGACAGGCGGAGATTGTGTTGGAGTTTACTGACGACGAGCCTTTGGTTTTGGAAAAACTGACGACTGCCGTGCGCAACGGGCGCTTTAAGAACACGCGATTTTATTGACCCGCCGCTCGTGCCGCCCTCCTTCAAAATCGGTTTGCATAAAAATACGCACCATTGCCTGCGCCAGTATTTCTGGCACAAACCGAGCGGGCAGGGCAATGACGTTGGCATCGTTGTGCTGTCGGGCGAGCGCGGCGATTTCTTCTGTCCAGCACAGGGCGCATCGTATGCCTTGATGTTTGTTGGCGGTGATAGCCACCCCGTTGCCGCTGCCACAGAGCACCACCCCTTTGTCGGCTTGGCCGGATTCGACCGCCTTTGCCACTTCATGCGCGAAATCGGGGTAGTCCACAGAGTCGAAAGAGTTGGTTCCGAAGTCGAGCACCATGTGTCCTTGCGATTGGAGCATCTCCACGATGCCATCTTTGTAGGGGAATCCTGCGTGGTCGCAGCCGATTGCGATTTTCATGTGTAGGATGTGAGAAGTATGAGGTGAAATGATTTTGTGGCAAAGATAGGCGTTTGCTGATTTTGGCCGGGCGGGTATCTTGCGAGGTTTTACTTTTGGCCTGTCCCGATACGCCCTGTGAAATCCAACTCGGTTAACTTTTAAATACTTGATTTTCAAATCAATGAAAAAACTTCTGCTCTTTGCGCTGCTGTCGCTTTCCAGCACAATTTCTTTTAGCCAAAGCACCGCTTGGCGGGCAAAGGTCTCTGCTGAAATACTGTCCGCATTGAACGAGGGGCATTCAGCCGATTTGCTGGTGGTCTTTCGGGAACAGGCTGACATCAGTGGCGCTCGCTTTTTAAAAACCAAGTCTGAAAAAGCGCATTTCGTCTATCAGCGCCTAATGGAAACGGCTATGCGCTCGCAAGCCAACGCGGTGCGGCTATTGAGGGAAAAAGATGCTTCCGTCAACGGTCTTTATCTCGTGAACGCGCTTGCGGTGAAAAAGGCTGACCTCCAATTGGTGCGCCTATTGGCCGAATTGCCCGAAGTGCGCTGGCTCGGAGCCGACCCCTGGGTGCAGTTTGAAGGGCCAGTGGAGACCTCATTGGCTGCTCCCACTGCTGCGGGGCGGGGCGCTGTCGAATGGGGCGTGGAACGCATCAACGCACCTGCTGTGTGGGCGCTCGGGTACACGGGGCAAGGCGTTACCATCGGGGGCGCGGATACTGGATACGACTGGGTGCATCCCACTTTGCAGCCTCACTATCGAGGCTGGGACAATTTTTCGGGCACCGCTCAGCACCATTACAACTGGCACGATGCCATCCACGATTTCAGCCCGCTCAATTACGACACGCTCGGCAACCCGGTCGGGACGAACCCCTGCGGGTTCAACGCGCCAGCCCCCTGCGACGATGGCTCACATGGCACTCACACAATGGGCACTATGGTGGGCGACGATGGCCTCGGCAACCAGATTGGTGTGGCACCGGGCGCCTCATGGGTCGGGTGCCGCAACATGGAACGCGGCTGGGGGCAGCCGTCCACCTACCTTGAGTGTTTTCAGTGGTTCTTGGCTCCCACCGACCTCAATGGCCAAAACCAAGACCCCTCCAAAGCACCGCACGTCATCAACAACTCTTGGTATTGTGCCACTATCGAGGGCTGTACAGACTTTATTATCAATGATTTGTTGCGAGTGGCGATTGTCAATCTCAAAGCATCTGGCGTGTTCGTGGTGGTGAGCAATGGCAATTTTGGCCCCAATTGTGGAAGCACTTACGCCCCGCCTGCGTACTTCGAGGAAAGCTTCAGCATTGGCGCCACGCGCTTCGACGACACCATCGCCACATTCAGTAGCCGTGGGCCGGTGCTTGTTGATGGCAGCAATCGGTTGAAACCAGAGGTGGCCGCGCCGGGTCAGTTCGTTCGCTCTTGTACCCCCAACGGCAATTATGCCGCATTCAGCGGCACTAGCATGGCAGGGCCTCATGTGGCGGGATTGGTGGCGCTGGTGCTTTCGGCACGACCCGACTTGGCTGGCCAAGTGGAACTCATAGAGAACTTCATCAAAGAAACAGCTGTTCCGATTGGCGACACATCGAACTGTGGCATCCCCAGCGGACAAACGCCCAATCACGCCTACGGGCATGGCCGGGTGAACGCATTGGCAGCCGTGAACGCGGCGCTTGCCTACAATCAGGTATCCGCTCCCGAGGCACCCGCGCCCCAAGCGCGGGTGTTCCCCAATCCTGTGACCGACGAGGCGATATTCGATATTCAAAACACAGTTGGGAAGACAGTGTTGGATGTGTTTTCTTCCGATGGCAGATTGGTGTACAGCAAAAATTGGACGGCGCAGTACCGCGAATTGGTACAGGTGTCCATGAAAAACAACCCTAGCGGGATTTATTTTTGGCAAATAAAAACAACCACCGGGACGGCATCAGGCCGCTTGGTGAAGGAATGATAAAGGCGGGGCAGGTCACTCAGACATATCCATCGTGTGGAACACGTTGAGCACATCGTCGTCGTCTTCCAAGCGGTCAATCAGTTTGATGACCTGCTCCACCTCTGCATCGCCCAATTTTTTTGTCTGGTTGGGTATCCATTCCAAGCCCGCGCTAGTGGTTTCGATGCCTCGGTCTTCCAATGTTTTTTGCATGGTGCCGAAATCGGTGAAACTGGTGTACAACACCACCTCGTCTTCCTCGCGTTTCAGCTCTTCCAAGCCAGCATCAATCAGTTCCAGCTCAAGTTCGTCCCAGTCCCTTCCTTCTGCCTTCACTTTGAACACGCCTTTGCGAGCGAATAGAAAAGCCACGCTGCCAGAGGTGCCGAGCGCCCCGCCATTTCGGTCGAAATACATCCGAACGTTAGCTACTGTTCGAGTCGGATTGTCGGTCGCGGTCTCCACCAATATCGCGACCCCGTGGGGGCCTTTTCCCTCGTAGAGGACTTCCTGAAAGTTTTCCGCTTCCTTGCCCGAAGCCTTTTTGATGGCGCTCTCCACGTTGGCCTTGGGCATATTGGCCGATTTGGCGTTTTGGATGGCGAGTCGAAGACGGGAGTTGTACTCTGGGTTGGCGCCCCCAGCTTTCACGGCCAGCGCGATTTCGCGCCCGATGCGGGTGAAGGTCTTGGCCATGCCGGCCCATCTTTTAAATTTTCGCTCCTTGCGGAATTCAAACGCGCGTCCCATATTATGCGGTGATGGTAAGTTGAGAGTGTTAGAAGTTGAGTGTAGAGATTCGATTTGCCGAAAAACGGCGCAAAAGTAGATATTTTGCGAAGAGCAAATAAGCGTTCGGCAAAAATTGAAGGGAAGGAAATGTGGCGCAAATTGCCCACCTTTGCGGCGTTTATTTAACCAAGCAAAAATTGATTTCCCATGAAAAGAAATTTGTGTTGCTGGGCTTTTGGCCTCCTGTTTTTCCAAACGTTGAGTGTGTGTGGGCAAGATGCTCCTCGCACCCGAACGACCACGGACCCTGCCTCCTCCTCCGCGCCGCAAGGCACAGGCCTAAGCTTGGGCACTGGGGCTTTGGAGACGCAGCAATCCACCAGTACAGCTATTATTCCTGCTGCTCCCGGTGCCGAAACACCTCAAAAAGGCAACCATGAGGAATGGAAACCGCCCGTGGAGTCTATCACCGTCGTGCCGGACTCGCTGCGCAAAACGTACGAGGTGGAGATTTTCCAGAACGTGCTGAAAATGGCCGATTTAGCCAAAGTGAATTATGTGGATTTGGTTGAAAAAGCCAAAGCGGGCGATGCGGCGGCGATTCGCAAACTGCTTGAATTTCACAAAATTGTTGATGGCGTGGATGCGCTCAATCACGCTGTGACCTGTTTGGAAATCCTGCCGCTCAGCGGCGACGTTCCATTTGCCTCGGCGGTGAATTATTGCAATCCGAATTTGAAAAAACTGATTTTGGAACGCACGATATTGGCACAAGGCCGCACCAAAAAGAAGTACTTGCGCCAAAGCTTGACGGAGTGGGCACCAGTCAGTTGGGCATACCTCAACGGCCAAACGTATGATTTTGGCGGAGGCACAGCGCCAGATGCCGAGCCTTCTGCCGCGCCAGCCCAACTGGCACCCCAGCCAAGCACCGCCCCAAACAAGAAGCAATGATTGTTCGTTTTTCTGACAACTATACAAGCCTGCTCGCCATGCTCCTGCTGGCAGCAGGCTTGTTTTTGCAATGTGCGCCCTCGCGCAGCGCCGAACGAGCTACCGATGCCGATTTGGGAACGCTCGTGGCATGGATGATTGGCGATTTTAGCAGTGAGGCGCAAAGTCTGCGCGATTCCGATTTTCTCGACATCCGCTTGCACATTCGTCCCATTTGGTTGGCTGATAGGGCCAATTATTGGCTCTATGTGGAGCAGGCTACCGCCGCCGCCGAAGACAAGCCCTACCGACAGCGCATCTATAAAGTGGAGCGCGAGGGCCGAAAAGGTTTCGTAAGCATCGTATATACGCTGCCCGAGCCAGCCAAGTGGGCCGGGGCATACAAAAATCCTTCCTCATTCGACCAATTGGAACCGTCGGACTTGACGCTGCGTGAAGGCTGCGCCGTTTTTTTGGAAAAACAAAAGAACGGGGCGTTTGTGGGCGCTACGCGGGGCGAGGGCTGTGAGAGCAATATACGAGGAGCCAAATATGCT
This genomic interval from Saprospiraceae bacterium contains the following:
- a CDS encoding acyl-CoA reductase, whose protein sequence is MTLHERLELLAELGHYLRSGGNAELDAAIQQSYIENRWFTEENTRNALKAIAEAFLEKEKLEAWAAQYPVSKSLHPDKTIGLVMAGNIPLVGFHDWLCVFAAGQRAKVKLSDKDKRLLPLLVKIMGKWSHEAWEYTEFVAENESLSGFDAVVATGSNNTARYFEQYFSKYPHIIRRNRNAVAVLNGLETMADLYALGSDIFTYFGLGCRNVSKIYVPHGYHFDTLLEALHEYRDIIHHDKYKNNFDYNLTLFILNKIDYKNNGCLLLKEDPALQARIASVHYEYYDDLFDIDARLAEKKEEIQCVVSNVKLRDFAALPFGKSQMPGLGDYADGVDVMLFLTGLK
- the trmD gene encoding tRNA (guanosine(37)-N1)-methyltransferase TrmD, with the translated sequence MRFDIITVLPELLESPLNHSIIQRAKDKGLLEVHLHNLREYGLGRHRQVDDYQFGGGAGMVMRPEPLAACIEKLKTERPYDEVVYTTPDGVRLDQSLCNRLSLRENIIIICGHYKGVDERIRQKYVTLEISIGDYVLSGGELAAAVLVDAVGRLIPGVLNDETSALFDSFQDNLLAPPVYTRPAEWDGMTVPEVLLSGNDKLIDEWRHEQSIERTKTRRPDVWDKFESGI
- a CDS encoding DUF2256 domain-containing protein → MAKQVKKENLPQKVCASCGRSFSWRKKWEKVWEEVKYCSERCRRKKV
- a CDS encoding zinc ribbon domain-containing protein, giving the protein MNLCPNCATEIIPGAKFCHRCGDAMVEKMKPCPACHEQSPLASVFCHHCGFHFGRKNIQQSAYEPVYPLDFDADDLTEQVKGLFFGSLCRRVEAEHDIARYSEFVERFYDSRFREIYSVRAEQIAEDALTQWERFGTEALPDIDRRMDAAFEGLLDYFIIQFCPDLTGAVLPPAILKYEKVQAGKTDLGLMIRDFLDFDREDEVFYFNFIAMEEELMANVCKNFLFAERKERVWFICDLSLKNNGKEGFAMTDRGIYWRAPFDKPRLVSYSELREIKLEKKWMTINGHFFNANPSLNLKLCKLLKKLRGWRPVGAMAV
- a CDS encoding DUF1573 domain-containing protein is translated as MNKHLLFSLLVTFTLAACNNAPSENVQKIKSDGSSNADMVRNPVSANQPMDTVNVARITFEETEFDFGEVKEGDIVEHKFKFTNTGKVPLTILKARSSCGCTVPSYPEDPIAPGETGEITAKFNTDGKPSRQQKNIYITANTYPNESIVTLKGFVKPSN
- a CDS encoding shikimate kinase: MDKHVFLVGFMGSGKTHWGSVLAEHLGWPFLDLDAFIEEGEGRSVSEIFYAEGETVFRVLEREYLRRLAALPPSVVATGGGAPCFSDNMAWMKRHGTTIYLKTSPSVLSSRLQHEKEKRPLLKGVEESALTAEIERRLAPREPFYGQAEIVLEFTDDEPLVLEKLTTAVRNGRFKNTRFY
- the rpiB gene encoding ribose 5-phosphate isomerase B; the encoded protein is MKIAIGCDHAGFPYKDGIVEMLQSQGHMVLDFGTNSFDSVDYPDFAHEVAKAVESGQADKGVVLCGSGNGVAITANKHQGIRCALCWTEEIAALARQHNDANVIALPARFVPEILAQAMVRIFMQTDFEGGRHERRVNKIACS
- a CDS encoding S8 family peptidase — its product is MKKLLLFALLSLSSTISFSQSTAWRAKVSAEILSALNEGHSADLLVVFREQADISGARFLKTKSEKAHFVYQRLMETAMRSQANAVRLLREKDASVNGLYLVNALAVKKADLQLVRLLAELPEVRWLGADPWVQFEGPVETSLAAPTAAGRGAVEWGVERINAPAVWALGYTGQGVTIGGADTGYDWVHPTLQPHYRGWDNFSGTAQHHYNWHDAIHDFSPLNYDTLGNPVGTNPCGFNAPAPCDDGSHGTHTMGTMVGDDGLGNQIGVAPGASWVGCRNMERGWGQPSTYLECFQWFLAPTDLNGQNQDPSKAPHVINNSWYCATIEGCTDFIINDLLRVAIVNLKASGVFVVVSNGNFGPNCGSTYAPPAYFEESFSIGATRFDDTIATFSSRGPVLVDGSNRLKPEVAAPGQFVRSCTPNGNYAAFSGTSMAGPHVAGLVALVLSARPDLAGQVELIENFIKETAVPIGDTSNCGIPSGQTPNHAYGHGRVNALAAVNAALAYNQVSAPEAPAPQARVFPNPVTDEAIFDIQNTVGKTVLDVFSSDGRLVYSKNWTAQYRELVQVSMKNNPSGIYFWQIKTTTGTASGRLVKE
- a CDS encoding YebC/PmpR family DNA-binding transcriptional regulator, giving the protein MGRAFEFRKERKFKRWAGMAKTFTRIGREIALAVKAGGANPEYNSRLRLAIQNAKSANMPKANVESAIKKASGKEAENFQEVLYEGKGPHGVAILVETATDNPTRTVANVRMYFDRNGGALGTSGSVAFLFARKGVFKVKAEGRDWDELELELIDAGLEELKREEDEVVLYTSFTDFGTMQKTLEDRGIETTSAGLEWIPNQTKKLGDAEVEQVIKLIDRLEDDDDVLNVFHTMDMSE
- a CDS encoding chromophore lyase CpcT/CpeT; protein product: MIVRFSDNYTSLLAMLLLAAGLFLQCAPSRSAERATDADLGTLVAWMIGDFSSEAQSLRDSDFLDIRLHIRPIWLADRANYWLYVEQATAAAEDKPYRQRIYKVEREGRKGFVSIVYTLPEPAKWAGAYKNPSSFDQLEPSDLTLREGCAVFLEKQKNGAFVGATRGEGCESNIRGAKYASSKVTITKDMLLSWDQGFDAQGQQVWGATKGGYEFLKK